One Narcine bancroftii isolate sNarBan1 chromosome 3, sNarBan1.hap1, whole genome shotgun sequence DNA window includes the following coding sequences:
- the LOC138757747 gene encoding uncharacterized transmembrane protein DDB_G0289901-like isoform X2 yields the protein MEKELQKEISLYNLIRSRSRRCPYNRSFYTSQKRGLYQGSPNGKGTAMAYSSLPRSKGWEWLFGKGYNGFDNGLWAKGGGNRQNGNDQGLNDNRNRQNGNGQGFNANGNNEDEDHEEENNNGNDEEEDNKGLNNNGNEQGGNGHMSNSNGYGQGWNGQGSNSNGYSQRGNGQGSNSNDYSQGGNGQKSNSNAYSQGQNNQGSNSNGYNQGGNIQGSNSNGYEQGGHGQGSNSNGYEQWDNGQGSNSNGNGQGGNSQGSNSNAYSQGQNNQGSNSNGYEQWGNGQGSNSNGNGQGGNGQGSNSNGYSQGGNGQGSNFNGYGRGGHGQGSNSNGYEQWGNGQGSNSNGNGQGGNGQGSNSNGYDQWGNGQGSNSNGYNQGRNGQRSKSTGYGQEGNGQVSYSNEYQQWGHGQGWNGQGSNSNGYGQGGKSQGKNGQRTNVKGYSQGSNSNGFGKYGYSQGSYINGYGQGSNFNGYGQGVNGQGSNSNGYGQGSNGQGSNSNGYGSGGNGQRRNGQESNIKGSSQGEDSQGSNSNGFGKYGYSQGSNFNGYDQGVNGQGSNSNGYGQGSDGQGGNGQGSNSNGYGQGSNGQGSNSNGYGNRGDSQRGNGQESNIKGSSQGEDSQGSNSNGFGKYGYGQGSYINGYGQGGNGQGSNSSGYGQGGNGHAMSNNVIGSHTNAQEGSSNPTVELLKRNYRKREIPSDAAYTSAIKRLYAHRLHPMYRYSLIRRRITKQ from the coding sequence AGCTGCAAAAGGAAATCAGCTTGTACAATTTAATCCGATCAAGGTCCCGTCGCTGTCCGTACAACAGGTCGTTTTACACAAGCCAAAAACGTGGACTGTACCAAGGATCTCCAAATGGGAAAGGCACAGCAATGGCTTACAGTTCTCTACCAAGGTCTAAAGGCTGGGAATGGCTATTTGGCAAAGGGTATAATGGGTTTGACAATGGCCTATGGGCAAAAGGTGGTGGAAATAGACAGAATGGAAATGATCAAGGGCTGAATGACAATAGGAATAGACAGAATGGAAATGGTCAAGGATTCAATGCCAATGGGAATAATGAAGATGAAGATCATGAGGAGGAAAACAACAATGGTAATGATGAAGAGGAAGACAATAAAGGCTTAAACAACAACGGGAATGAGCAAGGGGGGAATGGTCACATGTCAAACTCCAATGGGTATGGGCAAGGGTGGAATGGTCAAGGGTCAAACTCTAATGGGTATAGCCAAAGGGGGAATGGTCAAGGATCAAACTCCAATGACTACAGCCAAGGGGGGAATGGTCAAAAGTCAAACTCCAATGCATACAGTCAAGGGCAAAACAATCAAGGGTCAAACTCCAATGGGTATAATCAAGGAGGAAATATTCAAGGGTCAAACTCCAATGGATATGAACAAGGGGGGCATGGTCAAGGATCAAACTCCAATGGGTATGAACAATGGGATAATGGTCAAGGGTCAAACTCCAATGGAAATGGACAAGGGGGGAATAGTCAAGGGTCAAACTCTAATGCATACAGTCAAGGGCAAAACAATCAAGGGTCAAACTCCAATGGGTATGAACAATGGGGTAATGGTCAAGGGTCAAACTCCAATGGAAATGGACAAGGGGGGAATGGTCAAGGGTCAAACTCCAATGGGTATAGTCAAGGAGGAAATGGTCAAGGGTCAAACTTCAATGGATATGGACGAGGGGGGCATGGTCAAGGGTCAAACTCCAATGGGTATGAACAATGGGGTAATGGTCAAGGGTCAAACTCCAATGGAAATGGACAAGGGGGGAATGGTCAAGGATCAAACTCCAATGGGTATGATCAATGGGGTAATGGTCAAGGGTCAAACTCCAATGGGTATAATCAAGGAAGAAATGGTCAAAGGTCAAAATCCACAGGGTATGGCCAAGAGGGGAATGGTCAAGTGTCATACTCCAATGAGTATCAACAATGGGGTCATGGCCAAGGGTGGAATGGTCAAGGGTCAAACTCCAATGGATATGGCCAAGGGGGCAAAAGTCAAGGGAAGAATGGTCAAAGGACAAATGTCAAAGGGTATAGTCAAGGGTCAAATTCCAAtgggtttggaaaatatggataTAGTCAAGGATCATACATCAATGGATATGGTCAAGGGTCAAACTTCAATGGGTATGGCCAAGGGGTGAATGGTCAAGGATCAAATTCCAATGGGTATGGGCAAGGGAGTAATGGTCAAGGGTCAAATTCCAATGGGTATGGCAGTGGGGGTAATGGTCAAAGGAGGAATGGTCAAGAGTCAAACATCAAAGGGTCTAGCCAAGGGGAGGATAGTCAAGGGTCAAATTCCAATGGCTTTGGAAAATATGGATATAGTCAAGGGTCAAACTTCAATGGGTATGACCAAGGGGTGAATGGTCAAGGGTCAAATTCCAATGGGTATGGCCAAGGGAGTGATGGTCAAGGGGGGAATGGTCAAGGGTCAAATTCCAATGGGTATGGGCAAGGGAGTAATGGTCAAGGGTCAAATTCAAATGGGTATGGCAATAGGGGTGATAGTCAAAGGGGGAATGGTCAAGAGTCAAACATCAAAGGGTCTAGCCAAGGGGAGGATAGTCAAGGGTCAAATTCCAAtgggtttggaaaatatggataTGGTCAAGGGTCATACATCAATGGATATGGTCAAGGAGGAAATGGTCAAGGTTCAAACTCCAGTGGATATGGCCAAGGTGGGAATGGCCATGCAATGAGTAACAATGTGATTGGTTCACATACAAATGCACAAGAGGGTAGCTCCAATCCTACTGTTGAGTTGCTGAAAAGGAATTACAGGAAAAGGGAGATTCCTTCTGATGCAGCATATACCTCAGCCATTAAAAGGTTGTATGCTCACAGATTACATCCAATGTACAGGTACAGCCTTATACGCCGAAGAATCACAAAGCAATAA
- the LOC138757747 gene encoding uncharacterized transmembrane protein DDB_G0289901-like isoform X1 translates to MEKAELQKEISLYNLIRSRSRRCPYNRSFYTSQKRGLYQGSPNGKGTAMAYSSLPRSKGWEWLFGKGYNGFDNGLWAKGGGNRQNGNDQGLNDNRNRQNGNGQGFNANGNNEDEDHEEENNNGNDEEEDNKGLNNNGNEQGGNGHMSNSNGYGQGWNGQGSNSNGYSQRGNGQGSNSNDYSQGGNGQKSNSNAYSQGQNNQGSNSNGYNQGGNIQGSNSNGYEQGGHGQGSNSNGYEQWDNGQGSNSNGNGQGGNSQGSNSNAYSQGQNNQGSNSNGYEQWGNGQGSNSNGNGQGGNGQGSNSNGYSQGGNGQGSNFNGYGRGGHGQGSNSNGYEQWGNGQGSNSNGNGQGGNGQGSNSNGYDQWGNGQGSNSNGYNQGRNGQRSKSTGYGQEGNGQVSYSNEYQQWGHGQGWNGQGSNSNGYGQGGKSQGKNGQRTNVKGYSQGSNSNGFGKYGYSQGSYINGYGQGSNFNGYGQGVNGQGSNSNGYGQGSNGQGSNSNGYGSGGNGQRRNGQESNIKGSSQGEDSQGSNSNGFGKYGYSQGSNFNGYDQGVNGQGSNSNGYGQGSDGQGGNGQGSNSNGYGQGSNGQGSNSNGYGNRGDSQRGNGQESNIKGSSQGEDSQGSNSNGFGKYGYGQGSYINGYGQGGNGQGSNSSGYGQGGNGHAMSNNVIGSHTNAQEGSSNPTVELLKRNYRKREIPSDAAYTSAIKRLYAHRLHPMYRYSLIRRRITKQ, encoded by the coding sequence CAGAGCTGCAAAAGGAAATCAGCTTGTACAATTTAATCCGATCAAGGTCCCGTCGCTGTCCGTACAACAGGTCGTTTTACACAAGCCAAAAACGTGGACTGTACCAAGGATCTCCAAATGGGAAAGGCACAGCAATGGCTTACAGTTCTCTACCAAGGTCTAAAGGCTGGGAATGGCTATTTGGCAAAGGGTATAATGGGTTTGACAATGGCCTATGGGCAAAAGGTGGTGGAAATAGACAGAATGGAAATGATCAAGGGCTGAATGACAATAGGAATAGACAGAATGGAAATGGTCAAGGATTCAATGCCAATGGGAATAATGAAGATGAAGATCATGAGGAGGAAAACAACAATGGTAATGATGAAGAGGAAGACAATAAAGGCTTAAACAACAACGGGAATGAGCAAGGGGGGAATGGTCACATGTCAAACTCCAATGGGTATGGGCAAGGGTGGAATGGTCAAGGGTCAAACTCTAATGGGTATAGCCAAAGGGGGAATGGTCAAGGATCAAACTCCAATGACTACAGCCAAGGGGGGAATGGTCAAAAGTCAAACTCCAATGCATACAGTCAAGGGCAAAACAATCAAGGGTCAAACTCCAATGGGTATAATCAAGGAGGAAATATTCAAGGGTCAAACTCCAATGGATATGAACAAGGGGGGCATGGTCAAGGATCAAACTCCAATGGGTATGAACAATGGGATAATGGTCAAGGGTCAAACTCCAATGGAAATGGACAAGGGGGGAATAGTCAAGGGTCAAACTCTAATGCATACAGTCAAGGGCAAAACAATCAAGGGTCAAACTCCAATGGGTATGAACAATGGGGTAATGGTCAAGGGTCAAACTCCAATGGAAATGGACAAGGGGGGAATGGTCAAGGGTCAAACTCCAATGGGTATAGTCAAGGAGGAAATGGTCAAGGGTCAAACTTCAATGGATATGGACGAGGGGGGCATGGTCAAGGGTCAAACTCCAATGGGTATGAACAATGGGGTAATGGTCAAGGGTCAAACTCCAATGGAAATGGACAAGGGGGGAATGGTCAAGGATCAAACTCCAATGGGTATGATCAATGGGGTAATGGTCAAGGGTCAAACTCCAATGGGTATAATCAAGGAAGAAATGGTCAAAGGTCAAAATCCACAGGGTATGGCCAAGAGGGGAATGGTCAAGTGTCATACTCCAATGAGTATCAACAATGGGGTCATGGCCAAGGGTGGAATGGTCAAGGGTCAAACTCCAATGGATATGGCCAAGGGGGCAAAAGTCAAGGGAAGAATGGTCAAAGGACAAATGTCAAAGGGTATAGTCAAGGGTCAAATTCCAAtgggtttggaaaatatggataTAGTCAAGGATCATACATCAATGGATATGGTCAAGGGTCAAACTTCAATGGGTATGGCCAAGGGGTGAATGGTCAAGGATCAAATTCCAATGGGTATGGGCAAGGGAGTAATGGTCAAGGGTCAAATTCCAATGGGTATGGCAGTGGGGGTAATGGTCAAAGGAGGAATGGTCAAGAGTCAAACATCAAAGGGTCTAGCCAAGGGGAGGATAGTCAAGGGTCAAATTCCAATGGCTTTGGAAAATATGGATATAGTCAAGGGTCAAACTTCAATGGGTATGACCAAGGGGTGAATGGTCAAGGGTCAAATTCCAATGGGTATGGCCAAGGGAGTGATGGTCAAGGGGGGAATGGTCAAGGGTCAAATTCCAATGGGTATGGGCAAGGGAGTAATGGTCAAGGGTCAAATTCAAATGGGTATGGCAATAGGGGTGATAGTCAAAGGGGGAATGGTCAAGAGTCAAACATCAAAGGGTCTAGCCAAGGGGAGGATAGTCAAGGGTCAAATTCCAAtgggtttggaaaatatggataTGGTCAAGGGTCATACATCAATGGATATGGTCAAGGAGGAAATGGTCAAGGTTCAAACTCCAGTGGATATGGCCAAGGTGGGAATGGCCATGCAATGAGTAACAATGTGATTGGTTCACATACAAATGCACAAGAGGGTAGCTCCAATCCTACTGTTGAGTTGCTGAAAAGGAATTACAGGAAAAGGGAGATTCCTTCTGATGCAGCATATACCTCAGCCATTAAAAGGTTGTATGCTCACAGATTACATCCAATGTACAGGTACAGCCTTATACGCCGAAGAATCACAAAGCAATAA